One window of the Candidatus Jettenia sp. genome contains the following:
- a CDS encoding phosphatidate cytidylyltransferase, whose translation MSTLKTRIILGIVMFGMFFGILCFDVIFHTDIGFGCLAILAGAISLYEFYTIAGKSGFSPFRISGIGIGGWLFVVYWLSLRKNTGIDPSFFRQEVLIILIFWLFLIQAITHGTKDAIKNISVTIFGIFYIFFLLSFAITIRHLHQGICIVIMVLLISKFGDAGGYLLGRKYGKHKLVKSISPNKTIEGACFSLLCSVLIAVIFNLIPQIKVIDLPWSILFGIVVGCSAILGDLAESLIKRDVNAKDASNLVPAFGGILDIIDCLLVSMPVAYYFLVFFKFVSYEPKG comes from the coding sequence GTGAGTACACTTAAGACAAGAATCATACTTGGTATCGTGATGTTTGGAATGTTCTTTGGCATTCTATGCTTCGATGTAATATTTCATACTGACATAGGATTTGGTTGTTTGGCTATCTTGGCGGGCGCTATTAGTTTATATGAGTTTTACACTATTGCGGGTAAAAGCGGTTTCTCTCCATTCCGGATATCTGGTATTGGTATTGGCGGATGGCTATTTGTAGTATACTGGTTATCCCTGCGCAAAAATACTGGAATTGATCCCAGTTTTTTCAGGCAAGAAGTCCTTATTATACTTATCTTTTGGCTATTTTTAATCCAGGCTATTACTCATGGTACAAAAGATGCTATTAAAAATATTTCAGTAACGATATTTGGTATTTTCTATATATTTTTCCTTTTAAGTTTTGCCATTACTATACGTCATCTTCACCAGGGTATTTGCATAGTAATTATGGTTTTGTTAATATCTAAATTTGGTGATGCGGGAGGTTATCTCTTAGGCCGAAAGTATGGCAAGCATAAGCTCGTGAAGTCTATCAGTCCAAATAAGACGATCGAAGGTGCCTGTTTCTCCCTTTTATGTAGTGTTCTTATTGCAGTAATTTTTAATCTAATTCCTCAAATTAAGGTAATTGATCTGCCGTGGTCAATCTTGTTTGGCATCGTAGTAGGTTGTTCAGCCATATTGGGTGATCTGGCAGAATCCCTCATTAAAAGAGATGTTAATGCGAAAGATGCAAGTAACCTGGTACCTGCCTTTGGTGGTATACTGGATATTATTGATTGTTTACTGGTTAGTATGCCAGTTGCGTATTATTTCTTAGTGTTTTTTAAGTTTGTTTCGTATGAACCAAAAGGTTAA
- a CDS encoding TetR/AcrR family transcriptional regulator, which translates to MKTKDRILKTGLKLFSKKGYLGATTKEIAKTAGIAEITLFRHFSSKERLFEEVINAYSFLPALKGLLPEIAELSYEEGLRIIAKRFLDSLIIRKDLIQIMHSEIHRYSEKIHRIYHSIIDEIFKTLASYFAEMQKKGVLKAFDTELGARAFLGMFFSYFDAENFLMLKKYRRTDTETIIKEFVMIFAEGTKK; encoded by the coding sequence ATGAAAACAAAGGATAGAATTCTAAAAACTGGATTAAAACTCTTTTCTAAAAAGGGCTATCTTGGTGCAACGACAAAGGAAATAGCAAAAACGGCTGGTATTGCAGAGATTACTCTCTTCAGGCATTTTTCCTCAAAGGAAAGACTTTTTGAAGAAGTGATTAATGCTTATTCATTTCTTCCGGCTCTTAAGGGACTTCTCCCGGAAATTGCAGAGTTATCATACGAAGAGGGATTACGGATAATTGCAAAAAGATTTCTGGACTCACTTATCATAAGAAAAGATTTAATACAAATAATGCACTCAGAAATACACCGGTATAGTGAAAAAATTCACAGGATTTACCATTCCATTATTGACGAAATATTTAAAACCCTAGCGTCCTATTTTGCTGAAATGCAAAAAAAAGGAGTCTTGAAAGCTTTTGATACAGAATTAGGTGCAAGGGCATTCCTTGGAATGTTCTTTTCATATTTTGATGCAGAGAACTTCTTAATGCTGAAAAAATACCGACGTACTGATACGGAAACCATTATCAAAGAATTTGTGATGATATTTGCCGAAGGGACAAAAAAATGA
- the cdaA gene encoding diadenylate cyclase CdaA, whose amino-acid sequence MPGKIVELFENVNVWMVGRSLGEIFLIYMVVYVVLRIMQGTRGTSVLRGLAFIIVMISVGVLFFVRKLQLYTIDWLITEFVPVFIIPIIILFQPEFRRALLRLGQNPVFKVFLKPGYQVTNEIIKAIEILSKDKIGALIAIEREVGLDNFVETGTKLNADVSSELIRTIFWSGSPLHDGAIIIQEQKISAAGCLLPLTENTELSKSLGTRHRAGIGLTEETDAIVIIVSEETGTISTGFKGGLNRGNDVKGLKKILDELFTERFGVARSAQE is encoded by the coding sequence ATGCCTGGAAAAATAGTTGAATTGTTTGAAAATGTAAACGTCTGGATGGTAGGAAGGTCGCTAGGTGAGATATTTCTTATCTATATGGTAGTTTATGTTGTCCTGAGAATTATGCAGGGAACACGGGGTACAAGTGTGCTCAGGGGTTTGGCATTCATTATCGTCATGATTTCTGTTGGTGTACTATTTTTTGTCAGAAAATTACAACTCTATACAATCGATTGGCTTATAACAGAATTTGTCCCTGTATTCATCATTCCCATAATTATCCTTTTCCAGCCTGAATTCCGGCGCGCATTGTTGCGGCTTGGCCAAAATCCCGTTTTCAAGGTATTTTTAAAACCAGGATATCAGGTAACGAACGAAATTATAAAGGCTATTGAGATTTTGTCTAAAGATAAAATTGGTGCATTAATTGCCATTGAAAGGGAAGTTGGTCTGGATAACTTTGTGGAAACGGGGACGAAATTAAATGCAGATGTCTCAAGTGAATTAATACGTACTATATTTTGGTCTGGCTCGCCTTTACATGATGGGGCAATTATTATTCAGGAACAAAAGATAAGTGCCGCAGGCTGTTTACTTCCCCTTACCGAAAACACAGAATTATCGAAGAGTCTCGGTACACGCCATAGAGCGGGCATAGGGCTTACCGAAGAGACCGATGCCATTGTTATTATTGTATCAGAAGAAACAGGTACGATCTCAACTGGGTTCAAAGGGGGGCTAAATCGGGGTAACGATGTAAAAGGGTTAAAGAAAATTCTCGATGAGCTATTTACCGAAAGATTTGGTGTTGCCAGGAGTGCTCAGGAATGA
- the bamD gene encoding outer membrane protein assembly factor BamD: MNKRMKLHYILSVVCIVKCIMATPSYGKWVWNKETGWMESPSTAITTLEQRYKYALSLLVEQKYVNAVKEFESIIKIEPTSEYAEVSQINIGWAYFLNGDYKRALKAYEKVLQKHPGTKRTKEILEKEYQVGVAQMDTNEEAAIAVFEKIIEKHPLGPVAPDAQVKIADAYFKLGQYEEALDAYEKFLENYPKNEWIPYVQYQIPLTKVRHEKLQERNYGLLVSAREGFEEYLISNPQGVHVGDAKRMIEEIRAIEAEREFNIGDFYLRVKRPASAAMYFEFVINDFPGTIWAERASERLEFLRMIEAIK; encoded by the coding sequence ATGAATAAGAGGATGAAACTACACTATATTCTTTCTGTAGTATGCATTGTAAAATGCATAATGGCAACACCCTCCTATGGGAAATGGGTCTGGAATAAGGAAACAGGCTGGATGGAATCTCCTTCAACAGCCATTACCACCCTGGAACAACGGTATAAGTATGCGCTTTCTCTTCTCGTAGAACAAAAATACGTAAATGCAGTAAAAGAATTTGAATCTATTATTAAGATTGAACCTACCTCTGAATATGCAGAGGTCTCTCAAATAAATATTGGATGGGCCTATTTTCTTAATGGTGATTACAAAAGGGCGCTAAAGGCTTATGAGAAGGTATTGCAGAAACACCCTGGTACGAAAAGGACAAAAGAAATACTTGAAAAAGAATATCAAGTGGGTGTTGCTCAAATGGATACGAATGAAGAGGCAGCTATAGCTGTTTTTGAAAAGATTATCGAAAAGCATCCGCTCGGACCTGTAGCTCCTGATGCACAGGTTAAAATTGCAGATGCTTACTTTAAACTTGGCCAATATGAGGAAGCTCTTGATGCCTATGAGAAATTTTTGGAAAATTATCCGAAAAATGAATGGATTCCTTATGTGCAATATCAAATACCTCTTACAAAAGTGCGCCACGAGAAACTGCAGGAGCGTAATTATGGTCTTCTTGTCTCTGCGCGAGAGGGTTTTGAAGAATATTTAATCTCAAATCCACAAGGTGTACATGTAGGGGATGCAAAGAGGATGATTGAAGAGATAAGAGCCATCGAGGCAGAACGAGAATTCAACATTGGAGACTTTTACTTAAGAGTCAAGAGGCCTGCTTCTGCCGCTATGTACTTTGAATTTGTGATAAACGATTTTCCTGGTACCATTTGGGCAGAGAGAGCGAGTGAAAGATTAGAATTCCTGAGAATGATAGAAGCTATAAAATAA
- the recO gene encoding DNA repair protein RecO, whose protein sequence is MSVLKTEAIALGRTDYSNSSQIITFYTRDYGKIRTLAKGFKRSSGKYSSKAIDLLTYYQILFIRKEHTSLHLLTDAILRDNYPLFRSNLDKYYKASYIAELLNEFTEESDPSEQLFDICLNTLIGISIDEDTTIRLLAFELKMLRILGYLPELGYCVNCKNSIEQISKVHFDAKEGGVLCRTCQGRSKNGIVIPTGAVLIAGRLVNFTLQRLERIRIQSSICIEIEKMLRYYIAFVLNKELNSWKYMSLY, encoded by the coding sequence ATGTCTGTCTTAAAAACAGAGGCAATTGCACTGGGAAGGACAGATTACAGTAATTCCAGTCAAATAATTACTTTCTATACGCGTGACTACGGAAAGATCCGTACCCTTGCTAAGGGATTCAAGCGTTCATCGGGAAAGTACAGTTCGAAAGCAATTGATCTTTTAACGTATTATCAAATCCTCTTTATCAGGAAAGAGCATACATCGCTTCATCTCCTTACAGACGCTATTTTACGAGATAATTATCCGTTGTTTCGAAGTAATCTGGATAAATACTATAAGGCTTCGTATATAGCGGAGCTTTTAAATGAATTTACCGAGGAAAGCGATCCCAGTGAACAACTTTTTGATATTTGCTTAAATACATTAATCGGCATATCCATTGATGAAGATACAACCATACGATTGTTAGCCTTCGAATTGAAAATGTTGAGAATTTTGGGCTATCTGCCAGAATTGGGATATTGTGTGAATTGTAAAAATAGCATTGAGCAAATATCTAAAGTGCATTTTGATGCAAAAGAAGGAGGGGTTTTATGCAGGACATGCCAGGGAAGATCTAAGAATGGGATTGTTATTCCTACTGGTGCTGTTCTCATTGCGGGCCGATTAGTGAACTTTACCCTGCAAAGGCTGGAGCGTATCAGAATACAATCATCTATTTGTATTGAAATAGAAAAGATGCTGAGATATTATATCGCCTTTGTACTGAATAAGGAGTTAAATTCCTGGAAATACATGAGTCTTTATTAA
- a CDS encoding efflux RND transporter periplasmic adaptor subunit: MKPFLVTKFCFVLGCMAVIAACSPGTMEKAEISKGVPVTAAIAVQKDVPVQMSTIGNVEAYSTVSVKTQVEGELLRVCFQEGQEVEKGDLLFIVDPRPFKTLQRQFEASLARDRALMNKAEADANRYEELFKNGVASQQEYDQYRTNFEALKETVSADAAAVVNAKLQVGYCYIRSPINGRVGKLFVNQGNIVKANDTVLVTINQTKPIYVTFHLPEQKLLKIRKYMALGNVKVEAILPQNEIKPIVGELTFINNEVNNSTGTIFLRAVFANTEELLWPKQFVHVAITLTIQRNAVVVPVQAIQTGQEGKYVFIIKPDLTIEYRPVVLGNGFDKEIIVVKGVQPGEKVVTNGQLQLASGSKVEIKNDLERWAQKTSGLNDQKMATYE, from the coding sequence ATGAAACCATTCCTCGTCACAAAATTCTGTTTTGTTTTAGGATGCATGGCCGTTATTGCTGCTTGCTCTCCTGGAACAATGGAAAAAGCCGAGATATCGAAAGGTGTGCCAGTTACCGCAGCCATTGCAGTGCAAAAAGACGTTCCTGTTCAAATGTCCACTATTGGAAATGTAGAGGCTTATTCTACCGTATCGGTCAAAACACAAGTCGAAGGGGAACTGTTGCGTGTCTGTTTTCAAGAAGGTCAGGAAGTAGAAAAAGGAGATCTTCTTTTCATCGTTGATCCCCGCCCTTTTAAAACTTTACAGAGACAGTTTGAGGCCAGTTTGGCAAGAGACAGAGCTCTGATGAATAAGGCAGAAGCTGATGCCAATCGCTATGAGGAACTATTCAAAAATGGTGTTGCCTCCCAACAAGAATACGATCAATATCGTACTAATTTTGAAGCCCTTAAGGAGACCGTTAGTGCTGATGCTGCTGCTGTAGTAAATGCTAAGCTACAGGTAGGGTACTGCTATATCCGTTCCCCGATTAATGGGCGGGTTGGAAAGCTCTTCGTCAATCAGGGTAACATTGTTAAGGCCAATGATACAGTATTGGTAACTATTAATCAAACAAAGCCAATATACGTTACTTTCCACTTACCAGAACAGAAATTATTGAAAATTCGGAAATACATGGCTCTGGGAAATGTGAAGGTAGAAGCAATTCTTCCTCAAAATGAAATAAAACCAATCGTTGGAGAGTTAACCTTCATAAACAACGAAGTAAATAATTCTACAGGGACTATTTTCCTGAGAGCGGTCTTCGCTAATACGGAAGAGTTACTTTGGCCAAAGCAGTTTGTTCATGTTGCAATAACACTTACCATACAACGCAATGCGGTGGTTGTTCCCGTACAAGCAATTCAAACAGGACAAGAGGGTAAATATGTCTTTATTATCAAGCCCGACCTTACTATAGAATATCGTCCTGTTGTTCTGGGGAATGGTTTTGATAAGGAAATCATCGTTGTAAAAGGGGTTCAGCCAGGCGAGAAAGTAGTAACGAACGGGCAACTTCAACTCGCTTCTGGTAGCAAAGTTGAAATAAAAAACGACTTGGAGCGCTGGGCTCAAAAGACCTCTGGTTTGAATGATCAAAAAATGGCAACGTATGAGTAA
- a CDS encoding pyridoxine 5'-phosphate synthase, whose product MIKLGVNIDHIATIRQARKTFEPDPVTAASLATLGGADIITVHLREDRRHIQDRDVRLLKEMVFTKLNLEMAVARDIVDIAIEIKPDQVTLVPEKRQEITTEGGLDVVSQKETLVEVIKRLKSAGILVSLFIDPEESQISVSRDVGAQYIELHTGNYALARDDVSRGKMIEKLQMGLKTAQKLGLQVNAGHGLTYHNTGLIVESLDVEELHIGHSIISRSVFVGIQKAVSEMKELIIRHSSQKQQSNRKDDY is encoded by the coding sequence ATGATAAAGTTAGGGGTAAATATAGACCATATTGCTACAATTCGACAGGCGAGAAAGACGTTTGAGCCTGATCCGGTAACCGCAGCATCACTTGCGACTCTCGGAGGTGCAGATATCATTACTGTCCATCTAAGAGAAGATCGGAGGCATATACAAGACCGCGATGTGAGATTACTCAAAGAGATGGTGTTTACGAAATTGAATCTTGAGATGGCTGTTGCACGCGATATAGTAGACATTGCAATTGAAATAAAACCAGATCAGGTTACTCTTGTTCCTGAGAAAAGACAGGAGATTACAACGGAAGGTGGATTAGACGTTGTATCTCAAAAAGAAACACTGGTGGAGGTTATCAAGAGACTGAAGAGCGCCGGCATATTGGTCAGCCTTTTTATCGACCCGGAAGAAAGTCAGATATCTGTATCAAGAGATGTGGGTGCACAGTATATCGAATTGCATACAGGAAATTATGCCCTTGCAAGGGATGATGTATCAAGGGGTAAAATGATTGAGAAACTTCAGATGGGGCTAAAGACCGCTCAAAAGCTAGGCTTACAGGTAAATGCAGGGCATGGACTAACGTATCATAATACTGGTCTCATCGTAGAATCTTTAGATGTTGAGGAACTGCATATTGGCCATAGTATCATATCACGTTCAGTCTTCGTAGGAATTCAGAAGGCTGTCTCTGAGATGAAAGAGCTAATTATCAGGCATTCTTCACAGAAACAACAATCCAATAGAAAGGATGACTATTAA
- a CDS encoding PhoH family protein — MTHQNTVIVQNDTEASILYGSHDRYLRLVRDAFQVQLVARRGLLKLEGEKEQVDTSREVLNKLLEIVRSTGRLDLEDVEQAIVDAKSDAGEETTQTIDVFLKGIFIKPKTEGQAKYIEAIKKNDLVFCIGPAGTGKTYLAVAMALSFLKSGRIRRIVLARPAVEAGEKLGYLPGDIKAKVNPYLRPLYDAIADMMDVGHVKKYLESDIIEILPLAYMRGRTLNDSFIILDEAQNCTVKQMKTFLTRLGMRSRVVVTGDITQVDLPAGEMSGLIDVQERLMNIHNISFVYLTKSDIIRHKLVQDIVDAYEM, encoded by the coding sequence TTGACACATCAAAACACCGTTATTGTACAAAATGATACAGAGGCATCTATATTATATGGTAGTCATGACCGATATCTTCGTCTCGTCAGAGACGCCTTTCAGGTGCAATTAGTAGCCCGCCGTGGATTACTGAAACTGGAGGGAGAAAAAGAACAGGTCGATACAAGTAGAGAGGTATTAAATAAATTGCTGGAAATTGTTCGTTCTACGGGAAGATTAGATTTAGAAGATGTTGAACAAGCCATCGTAGATGCAAAGAGTGATGCAGGCGAAGAAACTACCCAGACTATCGATGTCTTCCTGAAAGGTATTTTTATAAAACCAAAGACGGAAGGTCAGGCGAAATACATAGAAGCCATTAAAAAAAATGATTTGGTTTTTTGTATTGGCCCTGCAGGGACAGGGAAGACGTATTTAGCAGTAGCTATGGCCCTTTCTTTTCTGAAAAGCGGACGTATAAGAAGAATCGTACTTGCCAGACCAGCAGTTGAAGCGGGTGAAAAACTTGGATATTTACCTGGCGATATCAAGGCTAAGGTAAACCCGTATTTACGGCCACTCTACGATGCAATAGCAGATATGATGGATGTCGGACACGTTAAAAAATATCTGGAAAGTGATATCATCGAGATTCTGCCACTTGCTTATATGCGGGGGAGAACACTGAATGATTCTTTTATTATTCTTGATGAAGCACAAAACTGCACCGTGAAGCAAATGAAGACTTTTTTAACGAGACTCGGTATGAGATCAAGGGTTGTTGTAACAGGGGATATTACCCAGGTTGACTTGCCTGCAGGAGAGATGTCTGGCTTAATTGATGTGCAAGAGAGGCTCATGAATATCCATAATATCTCTTTTGTATATTTAACTAAATCTGATATTATCCGTCACAAACTGGTTCAAGACATTGTTGATGCATATGAGATGTAA
- the folP gene encoding dihydropteroate synthase: MREGAILNIPRIVGYSYLEGVTCEIQNTNKAGKDKQQPEQNESYVLKFDNLSPHAYKLLKSKSLCNNSTSLFDHSNKLLYITRRQLEYIVSHDTEQSDESIEHAIVDTIDNFKKEFFDISYPRGALHLGNKTHVMGILNVTPDSFYDGKRYTMLQDAISRAHKMVEEGADIIDVGGESTRPGADPLSVAEEIKRVIPVIKELSKQIRKPISIDTYKAKVAEKAIHAGASMINDIGGLLKDKQMAKIAAEAKVPVVIMHKKGTPKTMQKYPIRKNLLSEILSYLRRSVSLAIDAGIERDKIILDPGIGFGKTLEHNLEILKRLRELKSMGLPLLVGTSRKRFIGAVLNVSVQESLYGTLATLAVAVMNGAHIVRVHDVHEAVQIVTMCDAMRNVKNKT; encoded by the coding sequence ATGCGAGAGGGAGCTATTTTAAATATTCCGAGAATAGTTGGATATAGTTATTTAGAGGGAGTAACATGCGAAATACAAAACACGAATAAGGCAGGTAAAGACAAACAACAACCAGAACAGAATGAGTCTTATGTGTTGAAGTTTGATAATCTCTCTCCCCATGCATATAAATTGCTAAAAAGCAAATCATTATGCAATAACTCCACGTCCCTGTTTGACCACTCAAACAAACTATTATATATTACTCGCAGGCAGCTTGAGTATATTGTGTCTCACGATACGGAACAATCAGATGAATCAATTGAGCATGCTATCGTGGATACTATTGATAATTTTAAAAAAGAATTCTTCGATATATCGTATCCTCGTGGTGCGTTACATCTTGGCAATAAAACACACGTTATGGGAATTCTCAATGTAACCCCAGACTCATTCTACGATGGTAAACGGTATACTATGCTGCAAGATGCGATTAGCCGTGCGCATAAAATGGTGGAAGAAGGGGCTGATATTATCGATGTTGGCGGTGAATCCACAAGACCCGGTGCCGATCCTCTCTCAGTGGCAGAGGAAATAAAAAGGGTAATTCCCGTTATAAAAGAATTATCAAAACAAATCCGTAAACCTATTTCTATCGATACCTATAAGGCAAAAGTTGCCGAGAAAGCAATTCATGCAGGGGCATCAATGATAAATGATATCGGTGGGTTGTTGAAGGATAAACAGATGGCAAAGATTGCTGCTGAAGCGAAGGTGCCCGTTGTAATTATGCATAAAAAAGGAACACCAAAGACTATGCAAAAATATCCCATACGGAAAAATTTATTATCGGAAATACTATCGTATCTGAGGAGATCTGTTTCTCTCGCAATTGATGCTGGAATAGAAAGGGACAAAATCATCTTAGATCCGGGTATTGGCTTTGGTAAGACACTGGAACACAATCTGGAGATATTGAAAAGATTAAGAGAATTGAAAAGTATGGGATTGCCGCTCCTGGTTGGCACATCAAGAAAGAGGTTTATCGGTGCTGTTTTGAATGTTTCGGTTCAGGAAAGTTTATACGGAACACTTGCAACCCTGGCGGTCGCAGTTATGAATGGCGCCCACATTGTACGAGTGCATGATGTACATGAAGCTGTCCAAATAGTAACCATGTGTGATGCAATGAGAAATGTAAAAAATAAAACGTAA
- the ybeY gene encoding rRNA maturation RNase YbeY: MVITMIKLEIIDLQEFYPINKSWVKRLLKAILKMEGKNAELNIVFVDNKRIKEINRAFLGHNYATDVLSFAYDEPFLSRNSMMPYSQRKTNHLIPSDEKEKNPLPEDTIIGEIIISVEMAKKIAQKRRYGVEGEIALYLIHGLLHLLGYDDKQRKEAKEMHRREKELLLNFGYSIPVPH, translated from the coding sequence ATGGTTATCACCATGATAAAACTGGAAATTATAGACCTGCAGGAGTTCTATCCTATCAATAAAAGTTGGGTAAAAAGACTTTTAAAAGCCATTCTGAAAATGGAGGGAAAGAATGCAGAACTTAACATTGTCTTTGTTGATAATAAAAGAATAAAAGAGATTAATAGGGCATTCCTGGGACATAATTATGCTACTGATGTGCTTAGTTTTGCTTATGATGAACCTTTCCTCTCCAGGAATAGTATGATGCCATATAGTCAGCGTAAAACTAATCACCTTATACCTTCAGACGAAAAGGAAAAGAATCCTTTACCAGAGGATACTATCATAGGTGAAATAATAATCTCTGTTGAAATGGCTAAAAAAATAGCCCAAAAGCGCAGATATGGAGTTGAAGGAGAAATTGCCCTTTATCTCATTCACGGATTACTTCACTTGCTTGGATACGATGACAAGCAAAGAAAAGAGGCAAAAGAAATGCATCGAAGAGAGAAAGAACTTCTTCTGAATTTTGGCTATAGTATTCCTGTACCTCATTAA
- the lptE gene encoding LPS assembly lipoprotein LptE: MIMVSYFFTQKFCMFSLPVKPNVILNSCKISVYSIALLLLLVIPMGGCGYSSKSLLRSNVRSVYIPIFDNDTFRRGFEFDLTKAIRDQILMRTPLNIVNKDEADSVLFGKITNVYENVLIEDTRDNIVESKVTIGLEIRWVDKRTGRVIVERKNIHAPAEFIVRRNETLTSASNEAFVRVARSVVEAMQEDW; this comes from the coding sequence ATGATTATGGTAAGCTATTTCTTTACGCAAAAATTTTGTATGTTCTCGTTGCCGGTGAAGCCAAATGTTATTTTAAACTCCTGTAAGATATCCGTTTATTCCATTGCATTATTGTTGCTGCTTGTTATTCCGATGGGAGGATGCGGTTATTCGTCAAAATCGTTACTCCGCTCCAATGTTCGGAGTGTCTATATTCCAATCTTTGATAATGATACCTTCCGCAGAGGATTTGAATTTGATCTTACGAAGGCCATCCGTGACCAAATATTAATGAGAACTCCTCTGAACATTGTAAATAAAGATGAGGCAGATTCTGTCTTGTTTGGAAAGATTACGAATGTATATGAAAATGTATTAATCGAAGATACGAGGGATAATATAGTCGAGAGTAAGGTTACTATCGGATTAGAAATCCGGTGGGTTGATAAGAGGACAGGGAGAGTTATTGTTGAGCGAAAGAATATCCACGCACCGGCAGAATTCATTGTTCGTAGAAATGAAACACTTACTTCTGCCAGTAATGAAGCGTTTGTAAGAGTTGCCCGGAGTGTTGTGGAAGCGATGCAAGAGGATTGGTAA